Proteins encoded within one genomic window of Verrucomicrobiota bacterium:
- a CDS encoding phosphoglucosamine mutase, with the protein MSSSKKIFGTDGVRGTANIEPVTAETALKLGRAAGHVFKNIQHASSWVRGRHKIVIGKDTRLSGYMLENALSSGILSMGVDVLFIGPLPTPGVAYVTRSLRADAGIVITASHNPYADNGIKFFRPDGYKLDDNIEQQIEGLVFSGEIENIRPTADEIGKAVRIDDALGRYIEFAKASFPKGLTLEGMRIVVDCAHGATYKSTPCVLRELGAEVVVFGNHPDGMNINKDCGSMHPQTMCQKVFEYRADLGIAHDGDGDRVLMCDETGTLVDGDDVMAIAGLHMLEQRTLKQSTLVTTIMSNAGLETAIKAAGGSVIRTPVGDKLVIEEMLRGGYNFGGEQSGHLIFGDHCTTGDGLIAGLQILQTMKMKDQPLSRLARCWTRFPQIVTNVRVREKRPIEQLDGVLQMVAQAEAEVQPTGGRVLLRYSGTEPKARFMMEGRDSATLERWSKLICDAIKRQIGA; encoded by the coding sequence ATGAGTTCGTCGAAAAAAATCTTCGGGACCGATGGAGTTCGGGGCACGGCTAACATCGAGCCGGTGACCGCCGAGACGGCGCTAAAACTGGGCCGGGCGGCGGGGCATGTGTTCAAGAATATTCAGCACGCCTCTTCCTGGGTGCGCGGCAGACACAAAATCGTCATCGGCAAAGACACCCGCCTTTCCGGTTACATGCTGGAGAACGCCTTGTCATCGGGAATCCTCTCCATGGGCGTTGACGTTTTGTTCATCGGCCCGCTGCCCACGCCCGGCGTGGCTTACGTCACGCGCAGTTTGCGCGCCGACGCCGGGATTGTCATCACGGCTTCCCACAATCCGTATGCCGACAACGGCATCAAGTTCTTCCGGCCGGACGGCTACAAACTGGACGACAATATCGAGCAGCAAATCGAAGGGTTGGTCTTCAGCGGCGAGATCGAGAATATTCGCCCGACCGCCGATGAAATCGGCAAGGCGGTCCGCATCGACGACGCGCTGGGCCGTTACATCGAATTCGCCAAGGCTTCCTTCCCCAAGGGACTCACGTTGGAAGGCATGCGGATCGTGGTGGATTGCGCGCACGGCGCGACTTACAAGTCCACGCCCTGCGTCCTGCGCGAACTTGGCGCCGAGGTCGTCGTGTTTGGGAACCATCCCGACGGCATGAACATCAACAAGGATTGCGGTTCGATGCATCCCCAAACCATGTGCCAGAAGGTTTTCGAGTATCGCGCCGACCTTGGCATCGCTCACGACGGAGATGGCGACCGCGTGTTGATGTGCGACGAAACGGGAACCTTGGTTGACGGCGACGACGTCATGGCCATCGCTGGTTTGCACATGCTGGAGCAACGGACCCTCAAGCAAAGCACCCTGGTGACGACGATCATGAGCAACGCGGGATTGGAGACCGCGATCAAAGCTGCGGGAGGCAGCGTGATCCGGACCCCGGTCGGCGACAAACTCGTCATCGAAGAGATGCTCCGCGGCGGCTATAACTTCGGCGGAGAGCAGAGCGGACATTTGATCTTTGGCGATCATTGCACGACGGGCGATGGATTGATTGCCGGGCTTCAGATTCTCCAAACCATGAAAATGAAGGATCAGCCGCTCTCCCGCCTGGCGCGTTGTTGGACTCGTTTTCCGCAGATTGTCACTAATGTGCGCGTGCGGGAAAAGCGGCCCATCGAGCAACTCGATGGCGTCCTGCAAATGGTCGCGCAGGCCGAAGCGGAAGTTCAACCGACCGGCGGACGGGTGCTGCTGCGGTATTCCGGCACCGAACCGAAGGCGCGGTTCATGATGGAGGGCCGCGACTCCGCAACGCTGGAGCGCTGGAGCAAGCTCATCTGCGACGCCATAAAAAGGCAGATCGGGGCGTGA